Proteins encoded in a region of the Candidatus Obscuribacter sp. genome:
- the hypE gene encoding hydrogenase expression/formation protein HypE — protein sequence MAHGSGGKAMKDLIDAIFVEQFDNDELAKLEDQARISIADLSKIGDRLAFTTDSYVVYPLFFAGGDIGKLAVAGTVNDLAVGGATPLYLTCSLILEEGLAVVDLRRVIVSMAQTARACGVSIVTGDTKVVERGSADKMFINTAGVGVIKVGTAISAAAARAGDVILVNGSIGDHGAAIVASRGDLAIESDIESDCRPLSDLISNMLAVCPDIRSMRDATRGGIATVLNEFASASKLCFKLDERSVPLKSEVRGICEILGLDPFYLANEGKIVVVAPASAAQSLLQCMRAHPDGRDAAIIGEVLPAPESMVIVKTIFGGEKILDMLVGDQLPRIC from the coding sequence ATGGCTCACGGCTCTGGTGGCAAAGCGATGAAAGACTTAATTGATGCAATTTTTGTCGAGCAATTTGACAACGACGAACTGGCTAAACTCGAGGACCAGGCTCGTATCAGTATTGCTGATTTGTCAAAAATCGGTGACCGTCTGGCATTTACCACCGACAGTTATGTCGTTTATCCTTTGTTTTTTGCCGGTGGCGATATAGGCAAGCTGGCTGTGGCTGGCACTGTAAACGATCTGGCGGTAGGTGGTGCAACTCCACTATATCTCACCTGTAGCTTGATCCTTGAAGAAGGGCTGGCGGTAGTCGATTTGCGCCGTGTCATCGTGTCAATGGCTCAGACCGCTAGAGCTTGTGGCGTGAGCATAGTCACTGGCGATACCAAAGTGGTGGAGCGTGGCTCTGCCGACAAGATGTTTATCAATACAGCCGGAGTGGGAGTGATCAAGGTTGGCACCGCTATTAGTGCAGCAGCTGCCAGAGCGGGAGATGTTATCTTAGTTAACGGCTCAATTGGCGATCACGGAGCTGCGATTGTGGCCAGTCGCGGTGATCTCGCCATAGAGAGCGATATCGAGTCTGATTGTCGCCCTCTAAGTGATCTCATTAGCAATATGCTGGCAGTCTGTCCGGACATCCGCTCCATGCGGGATGCCACTCGTGGTGGTATCGCCACTGTGCTCAATGAATTTGCGAGCGCTAGCAAGTTGTGTTTTAAGCTTGACGAAAGATCTGTCCCTCTCAAATCTGAAGTGCGCGGTATCTGTGAAATACTCGGGCTTGACCCCTTTTATCTGGCTAACGAAGGCAAAATTGTAGTGGTGGCTCCGGCTAGCGCGGCCCAGTCACTTTTGCAGTGTATGCGCGCACATCCTGATGGCAGAGATGCCGCCATAATCGGAGAAGTGTTGCCAGCTCCAGAGTCTATGGTAATTGTCAAAACTATATTTGGTGGCGAAAAAATACTCGATATGCTCGTGGGTGATCAGTTGCCCAGAATTTGTTAA